The Benincasa hispida cultivar B227 chromosome 9, ASM972705v1, whole genome shotgun sequence genome has a segment encoding these proteins:
- the LOC120086984 gene encoding heavy metal-associated isoprenylated plant protein 41-like isoform X1, with amino-acid sequence MFINGRQPFVGPPADSGEKWLKYYCSYHDILLVGEGNFSFSVSLAMSFGSASNIVATSLDSYVEVVRKYKNARLNLRILKGLGASILHEVDATKMKLHIDLRMRKFDRIIFNFRHAGFFGREDSLLMIRMHKRLVHEFFKNASQMLRVDGEIHVNHKTKAPFSDWNIVQLAHQNSLALIGCADFNIQDYPGYHNKRGQGNRCDHPFFLGECSTFKFGINHSAKRTLRLLHMYNALDMPRNLPFPEIPISNHYHHPYPTSFGSGYCHTHISMQDHPTRFDPEYSCATHSVNAHSRFMTGMLERMSNDNVYWSSNLRSNFGEEIERSDARTMPRLFHHW; translated from the exons ATGTTTATCAACGGCCGGCAACCCTTTGTCGGACCGCCGGCAGACTCCGGCGAGAAGTGGCTCAAGTATTACTGCTCTTACCATGATATACTCTTAGTTGGCGAGGGAAATTTCTCCTTCTCTGTCAGTTTGGCCATGTCTTTTGGCTCGGCTTCCAACATCGTCGCCACGTCTCTCGACTCCTATG TCGAGGTGGTAAGGAAGTACAAGAATGCAAGGTTAAATTTGAGGATTCTGAAGGGTTTAGGTGCGTCTATATTACATGAAGTCGATGCGACTAAAATGAAGCTTCATATCGACTTGCGTATGAGGAAATTTGATCGGATCATCTTCAATTTTCGCCACGCTGGTTTCTTTGGGAGAGAAGACAGTCTCTTAATGATTCG GATGCATAAGAGACTCGTTCATGAGTTCTTCAAGAATGCAAGCCAAATGCTGCGAGTTGATGGTGAAATCCATGTGAATCACAAAACAAAAGCCCCATTTTCTGATTGGAATATTGTTCAACTCGCCCATCAAAACTCACTGGCATTGATTGGCTGTGCCGATTTCAATATACAGGACTACCCTGGATATCACAACAAGAGAGGGCAGGGCAATAGATGTGATCACCCTTTCTTCTTGGGTGAGTGCTCTACTTTCAAATTTGGTATCAACCATTCAGCTAAAAGGACACTAAGATTATTGCATATGTATAATGCCTTAGATATGCCAAGAAACCTACCATTTCCAGAGATCCCAATCTCAAATCACTACCATCATCCATATCCAACTTCATTTGGATCAGGTTATTGTCACACTCACATCTCTATGCAGGATCATCCAACCCGGTTCGATCCCGAATATTCTTGTGCAACTCATTCTGTCAATGCACATAGTAGATTCATGACAGGAATGCTTGAGAGGATGTCGAACGACAATGTCTATTGGTCGAGCAATTTGAGGTCTAATTTTGGTGAGGAGATTGAGAGGTCAGATGCAAGAACCATGCCAAGATTATTCCACCATTGGTAA
- the LOC120086984 gene encoding heavy metal-associated isoprenylated plant protein 41-like isoform X2, with translation MFINGRQPFVGPPADSGEKWLKYYCSYHDILLVGEGNFSFSVSLAMSFGSASNIVATSLDSYVEVVRKYKNARLNLRILKGLGASILHEVDATKMKLHIDLRMRKFDRIIFNFRHAGFFGREDSLLMIRMHKRLVHEFFKNASQMLRVDGEIHVNHKTKAPFSDWNIVQLAHQNSLALIGCADFNIQDYPGYHNKRGQGNRCDHPFFLDMPRNLPFPEIPISNHYHHPYPTSFGSGYCHTHISMQDHPTRFDPEYSCATHSVNAHSRFMTGMLERMSNDNVYWSSNLRSNFGEEIERSDARTMPRLFHHW, from the exons ATGTTTATCAACGGCCGGCAACCCTTTGTCGGACCGCCGGCAGACTCCGGCGAGAAGTGGCTCAAGTATTACTGCTCTTACCATGATATACTCTTAGTTGGCGAGGGAAATTTCTCCTTCTCTGTCAGTTTGGCCATGTCTTTTGGCTCGGCTTCCAACATCGTCGCCACGTCTCTCGACTCCTATG TCGAGGTGGTAAGGAAGTACAAGAATGCAAGGTTAAATTTGAGGATTCTGAAGGGTTTAGGTGCGTCTATATTACATGAAGTCGATGCGACTAAAATGAAGCTTCATATCGACTTGCGTATGAGGAAATTTGATCGGATCATCTTCAATTTTCGCCACGCTGGTTTCTTTGGGAGAGAAGACAGTCTCTTAATGATTCG GATGCATAAGAGACTCGTTCATGAGTTCTTCAAGAATGCAAGCCAAATGCTGCGAGTTGATGGTGAAATCCATGTGAATCACAAAACAAAAGCCCCATTTTCTGATTGGAATATTGTTCAACTCGCCCATCAAAACTCACTGGCATTGATTGGCTGTGCCGATTTCAATATACAGGACTACCCTGGATATCACAACAAGAGAGGGCAGGGCAATAGATGTGATCACCCTTTCTTCTTGG ATATGCCAAGAAACCTACCATTTCCAGAGATCCCAATCTCAAATCACTACCATCATCCATATCCAACTTCATTTGGATCAGGTTATTGTCACACTCACATCTCTATGCAGGATCATCCAACCCGGTTCGATCCCGAATATTCTTGTGCAACTCATTCTGTCAATGCACATAGTAGATTCATGACAGGAATGCTTGAGAGGATGTCGAACGACAATGTCTATTGGTCGAGCAATTTGAGGTCTAATTTTGGTGAGGAGATTGAGAGGTCAGATGCAAGAACCATGCCAAGATTATTCCACCATTGGTAA
- the LOC120086984 gene encoding heavy metal-associated isoprenylated plant protein 41-like isoform X3: protein MFINGRQPFVGPPADSGEKWLKYYCSYHDILLVGEGNFSFSVSLAMSFGSASNIVATSLDSYVEVVRKYKNARLNLRILKGLGASILHEVDATKMKLHIDLRMRKFDRIIFNFRHAGFFGREDSLLMIRMHKRLVHEFFKNASQMLRVDGEIHVNHKTKAPFSDWNIVQLAHQNSLALIGCADFNIQDYPGYHNKRGQGNRCDHPFFLGSSNPVRSRIFLCNSFCQCT from the exons ATGTTTATCAACGGCCGGCAACCCTTTGTCGGACCGCCGGCAGACTCCGGCGAGAAGTGGCTCAAGTATTACTGCTCTTACCATGATATACTCTTAGTTGGCGAGGGAAATTTCTCCTTCTCTGTCAGTTTGGCCATGTCTTTTGGCTCGGCTTCCAACATCGTCGCCACGTCTCTCGACTCCTATG TCGAGGTGGTAAGGAAGTACAAGAATGCAAGGTTAAATTTGAGGATTCTGAAGGGTTTAGGTGCGTCTATATTACATGAAGTCGATGCGACTAAAATGAAGCTTCATATCGACTTGCGTATGAGGAAATTTGATCGGATCATCTTCAATTTTCGCCACGCTGGTTTCTTTGGGAGAGAAGACAGTCTCTTAATGATTCG GATGCATAAGAGACTCGTTCATGAGTTCTTCAAGAATGCAAGCCAAATGCTGCGAGTTGATGGTGAAATCCATGTGAATCACAAAACAAAAGCCCCATTTTCTGATTGGAATATTGTTCAACTCGCCCATCAAAACTCACTGGCATTGATTGGCTGTGCCGATTTCAATATACAGGACTACCCTGGATATCACAACAAGAGAGGGCAGGGCAATAGATGTGATCACCCTTTCTTCTTGG GATCATCCAACCCGGTTCGATCCCGAATATTCTTGTGCAACTCATTCTGTCAATGCACATAG